A portion of the Streptomyces erythrochromogenes genome contains these proteins:
- a CDS encoding response regulator translates to MIRHGVRLILRHAGDIDVVAEAADGRQAVELAAAHRPDVALVDIRMPVCDGLAAIAPLLALDPAPRVVMLTTFGDEDNVLRALREGAAGFLLKDEGPQELIAAVRAAAAGDSVLSPGVTGSVIARMLHGGDRDGCDPALTDERIARLTVREREVLSMLGEGLSNQDIAGRLGIGVGTVKTHVGAILEKTGSASRVQAALLAHRTGLSS, encoded by the coding sequence ATGATCCGGCACGGCGTCCGCCTGATCCTGCGTCACGCGGGCGACATCGACGTCGTCGCCGAGGCCGCCGACGGACGCCAGGCCGTCGAGCTGGCGGCCGCCCACCGGCCCGACGTGGCGCTGGTGGACATCCGGATGCCGGTGTGCGACGGCCTGGCCGCGATCGCACCGCTGCTCGCCCTCGATCCGGCGCCGCGCGTGGTGATGCTGACGACCTTCGGCGACGAGGACAACGTCCTGCGGGCCCTGCGCGAGGGCGCCGCGGGCTTCCTCCTGAAGGACGAGGGCCCGCAGGAGCTCATCGCCGCGGTGCGGGCGGCGGCCGCCGGCGACTCCGTGCTCTCCCCGGGCGTGACCGGGTCGGTGATCGCCCGGATGCTGCACGGCGGCGACCGGGACGGCTGCGACCCCGCGCTCACGGACGAGCGGATCGCGCGGCTCACCGTACGGGAGCGGGAGGTCCTCTCGATGCTGGGCGAGGGGTTGTCGAACCAGGACATCGCCGGGCGGCTCGGGATCGGGGTCGGCACGGTGAAGACGCACGTCGGCGCGATCCTGGAGAAGACCGGCTCGGCGAGCCGGGTACAGGCGGCCCTCCTCGCCCACCGGACGGGCCTGTCCTCCTGA
- a CDS encoding ABC transporter ATP-binding protein, with translation MSQFSPSPEPAARATGLTKVYGKGDTRVTALDAVTVDFARGRFTAVMGPSGSGKSTLMHCLAGLDTVTSGSARIGGTELSSLSEKQLTTLRRDKVGFVFQGFNLMPTLTALENITLPLRLAGRRPDAAWLEAVVATVGLAGRLGHRPAELSGGQQQRVAVARALISRPEIVFADEPTGNLDSRSGAEILGFLRDCVRELGQTVVMVTHDPAAASYADRVLFLADGHVVDELHEPTSAAVLDRMLGFESGGGAKGGGGGGGGAGGGAGGGAGGEGHREGAAPGAGPGAGRPTR, from the coding sequence ATGTCGCAGTTCTCTCCTTCCCCCGAACCCGCCGCCCGCGCCACCGGTCTGACCAAGGTGTACGGGAAGGGGGACACCCGGGTGACCGCCCTGGACGCGGTGACGGTCGACTTCGCCCGTGGCCGGTTCACCGCCGTCATGGGCCCCTCCGGCTCCGGCAAGTCCACGCTGATGCACTGCCTGGCCGGGCTGGACACGGTGACCTCCGGTTCGGCGCGCATCGGCGGCACCGAGCTGTCCTCGCTGAGCGAGAAGCAGCTGACCACCCTGCGGCGGGACAAGGTGGGTTTCGTGTTCCAGGGCTTCAACCTGATGCCCACCCTGACCGCGCTGGAGAACATCACACTGCCGCTGCGGCTCGCCGGACGCCGGCCGGACGCCGCCTGGCTGGAGGCCGTCGTCGCCACCGTCGGGCTGGCGGGCCGCCTGGGCCACCGCCCGGCCGAGCTCTCCGGCGGGCAGCAGCAGCGGGTCGCGGTGGCGCGGGCGCTGATCTCCCGGCCCGAGATCGTCTTCGCCGACGAGCCGACCGGGAACCTCGACTCGCGCTCCGGCGCCGAGATCCTCGGCTTCCTGCGGGACTGCGTACGGGAGTTGGGACAGACGGTGGTGATGGTCACCCATGACCCGGCGGCCGCGTCGTACGCGGACCGGGTCCTGTTCCTCGCCGACGGCCACGTCGTCGACGAGCTGCACGAGCCGACCTCCGCGGCCGTACTCGACCGGATGCTCGGGTTCGAGAGCGGGGGCGGGGCCAAGGGCGGGGGCGGGGGCGGGGGCGGGGCCGGGGGCGGGGCCGGGGGCGGGGCCGGGGGCGAGGGTCACCGAGAAGGCGCGGCCCCCGGTGCGGGCCCAGGTGCCGGACGCCCCACCCGCTGA
- a CDS encoding sensor histidine kinase: protein MARPRLRARLLACAGLLLVVCATAAGPWLGPGSAAYGLALGLALAPTAVIVPGLIGTAQGQQGRLLRALRERGDAAERARRLADSEARIHERSRIAAEMHDLVGHRLSLVSLHAGGLELALERAAPELREEAVLVRRTTRDAMRELRQALGVLGPLGRDTGPDALTDATGTRADIEALVAQSRDGGIAVRLDWTGPDLDARPAPVRRAVHRVVREALTNVHRYAPDAHVGVTVVHDDARVRVTVRNGTRPGPPAPADEPGTGRGLTGLRERVELLGGTFEAAALPSGGFRVDAAVPAQPDGDPATGRTPAGPDTHRPPSGADPSGTQPSGTYPAAAAGPDGRRTAEALTLGFGLAALSALMVVGIAFVYAAQPSGRSGPAPLPRVGMTYGEVAALGVQDNGAVRAAATGHEPPRPAGTAGCVYPFNGATERRPGGLLIARYCFDAAQRLIAIDRFDVPSVRDATPWEIP, encoded by the coding sequence ATGGCCCGACCGCGTCTGCGGGCCCGGCTGCTGGCCTGCGCCGGGCTCCTCCTCGTCGTCTGCGCGACCGCGGCCGGGCCGTGGCTCGGGCCCGGGTCGGCGGCGTACGGGCTGGCCCTCGGCCTGGCCCTCGCGCCGACCGCCGTGATCGTCCCCGGCCTGATCGGCACGGCGCAGGGGCAGCAGGGCCGCCTGCTGCGGGCGCTGCGCGAGCGCGGTGACGCTGCGGAGCGGGCCCGCCGGCTGGCCGACAGCGAGGCCCGGATCCACGAGCGGTCCCGCATCGCCGCCGAGATGCACGATCTGGTGGGCCACCGGCTCAGCCTGGTGTCGCTGCACGCCGGAGGCCTGGAGCTGGCCCTGGAGCGGGCCGCGCCGGAACTGCGCGAGGAGGCCGTCCTGGTCCGGCGCACCACCCGCGACGCCATGCGCGAGCTGCGCCAGGCCCTCGGCGTACTCGGGCCGCTCGGCCGCGACACCGGGCCCGACGCGCTCACCGACGCGACCGGCACGCGCGCCGACATCGAGGCGCTGGTCGCGCAGTCGCGCGACGGCGGGATCGCGGTGCGGCTCGACTGGACGGGACCGGACCTCGACGCCCGCCCCGCCCCGGTCCGCCGGGCGGTGCACCGCGTCGTACGGGAGGCGCTGACCAACGTGCACCGGTACGCGCCGGACGCGCACGTCGGCGTGACGGTCGTGCACGACGACGCGCGGGTACGGGTCACCGTGCGCAACGGGACGCGGCCCGGGCCGCCGGCCCCCGCGGACGAACCGGGCACCGGGCGCGGCCTGACCGGACTGCGCGAGCGGGTGGAACTGCTCGGCGGCACGTTCGAGGCGGCCGCGCTGCCGTCCGGCGGGTTCCGGGTGGACGCGGCCGTGCCGGCCCAGCCCGACGGCGACCCCGCCACCGGACGCACCCCCGCCGGGCCGGACACCCATCGGCCACCGTCCGGCGCAGACCCGTCCGGCACGCAGCCGTCCGGCACCTACCCGGCCGCGGCCGCGGGGCCCGACGGGCGCCGGACCGCCGAGGCCCTGACGCTCGGCTTCGGGCTGGCGGCGCTGTCCGCGCTCATGGTCGTCGGGATCGCCTTCGTGTACGCCGCCCAGCCGTCCGGCCGCTCGGGACCGGCCCCGCTGCCGCGCGTCGGCATGACGTACGGGGAAGTGGCGGCCCTAGGCGTACAGGACAACGGCGCGGTGCGGGCCGCCGCCACCGGCCACGAACCGCCGCGCCCGGCCGGTACGGCCGGCTGCGTCTACCCCTTCAACGGCGCCACCGAGCGGCGCCCCGGCGGCCTGCTCATCGCCCGCTACTGCTTCGACGCCGCCCAGCGGCTGATCGCCATCGACCGGTTCGACGTACCGTCGGTCCGGGACGCCACGCCCTGGGAGATCCCGTGA